TGCTAGTGCAACCCTGGTTGATGTTGGCTACTGCCTTACTATTGCTTGCAGTGCTATTAGCATTAGGTTATGCAATGAAGGTTAACCGTCAATTAAAATTAAGGCTAAACACCCCCAACTCCGCAGCAGAGCCGAATCCACAGCATCTTCATCAATTTTTGCAAAATCACCGCTCTCCGATGTTGTTTATCGATCCAGACTCTGGCGAGATTGTTAATGCCAATCAAGCCGCAGCTGACTTTTATGGCTATTCATTGCTACAACTAGAGGCCATGAATATTCACCAGATTAACACATTACCGAAAGAACAGGTCGAGCTGGAAAGACAACGCGCTAAAGATGAAGTTAGCAACTATTTTGTATTTCCGCATCGACTTTCAAACGGAGAGATTCGTCAAGTTGAGATCCACTCTTCACCGATTACACTTCAAGATCGTATTTATTTATTTTCCATTATTCATGATGTTTCTGATCGGGTTAACTCTGAGCAACAGATTCAAAAACTTGCTTTTTATGACCCGTTAACGCACTTACCTAATCGTCGTTTGTTAATAGATCGACTTGAAAATAATTTAGCTCATATGCGTCGCCACCCATATCATGGTGCTTTATTTTTTATTGATCTTGATCACTTTAAAATCCTCAACGACAGTCATGGGCATCAATTTGGTGATCAATTACTTCAAGATGTCGCCAAACGAATTAGTCAGTGCGTGCGTGCGGGTGATACGGTTTCGCGTTTCGGCGGGGATGAATTTGTTGTTTTGTTAACCGACCTACACCAAGACCCACTCCATGCCGTACAGGAAGCCAGCCGAGTTGCTGAAAAAATCCAACAACATATTAACCTCCCTTACCAGCTAAGCGCGCCCAATCAAAAAACCAAAATTAATCATCAAATTAGCGCCAGCATTGGTATTTCCGTTTTCGATAGTAACAACACGATTGATGATTTAATGAAATGGGCTGATATGGCGATGTATCAAGCCAAAAACGCTGGACGTAATGAGGTTTGCTTATTTGACCCGGATATGCAACAAGCACTCGATTTACGCGCTGAAATGGAACAGGAGCTGCGTCAAGCCATTGACCAGAGCCAATTTGAACTCTACTTTCAACCTCAAGTCGATACCGATAAACGTATTATCGGTGCTGAAGCCTTACTGCGTTGGCCTCACCCTACCAAGGGGTATATTTCACCTGCGCAATTTATTCCACTCGCAGAAGAATCCGGTTTGATCCTTGCATTGAGTGAATGGGTTTTAGATAGATCTTGTCAGGAGCTAGCTGAATGGCGCCATGACCCAAAACTCTGCACAGTACAACTCGCCGTTAATATTAGCGCTAAGCAATTGCGCCAGGCTAGGTTTGTCGATTCGATTGCCAAACGTATTAAAACCTATTCCATCAATCCATTAATGCTCAAACTAGAATTAACCGAAGGGGTATTTTTATCGAACAAAGATGAGTCGATTAAAAAAATGCAAGCGTTGCGTTTACTGGGGATTCAATTTTCCATGGACGATTTTGGTACGGGCTTTTCTTCCTTGTCTTATTTAAAGCAGCTCCCTTTATCGCAACTCAAAATAGACCAGTCCTTTATTCGTGATCTGGGTAGTGATTACATGGACAATATCATGGTACAAACCATCATCACCCTGGGGCGCAATTTTAATTTAAGTATTGTGGCTGAAGGGGTTGAAACGGAGGAGCAACTGGACTTTTTAAAACGGTTTAAATGTGAAATTTTTCAGGGGTATTTATTTAGCAAACCTATTCCTTTAGCGGAATTTAAACAAAAACTGCATGATAATTAAGTCGATGACTGGTTGGTAAAATCAGCAAAAAGATACCAGCAAAAGGGTACCCTTTTGCTGAACTCTAAAACTAAGCGGTTTTTTTCACGCCGGATTGATAAAGCTTAACAACCGGATAAATCCAAAATACGGATGCGGCTGAATAGCCCGCTGCCATCAAAACTAACAACAACCAATCTAGCCAATAACCCATATGGGCAAAACTTGAACCCGTTAAACCGGGTAGGCTGACAAATAACAAACCAAACATCACTACATAACCTATTGCTGTCATTTTTAAAGCCGCTTGATTAAAAAAGCCTTTTGCTTTGGACATTGCTAAAAAGTTAAGCACTAATGCGCCAACCGCAAACACCAATATAACCAGCCAATTAATCTGAGCATAGCCAAGTAACATATAAAATAGTAAACCTAGTTGTTCCATTGCAATTCCTTTTAAACTCTGCCTCTAAGCATTTGTTGGTAAGCGGGCTTTAACATTTGATCTTTCATAACCCAAGCCATCCAAGACTCTTTTTTCGGATCAATCATCGGGAAGGTCGGCGTTAAATTACCGTTATAATCAAACTCGATTAACATCGCTGCCCCAAAACGGGTCAATAATGGGCAAGACGTATAGCCATCAAATGTCGCTGTCGGCTCTTTACCATCAATAACAGACAGTAAATTTTCCACCACAACGGGCACCGACATTTTAACGGTCGCTGCTGTTTTACCGCGTGGGGTACCATTAACATCTCCACAGCCAAAGACCTCAGGATAAGTGTTATGTTGAAGGGTATCTTTATCAACAGCTAACCAACCGCCAGCCGCCATATTACCTTCTGTCCAAGCGAGATTAGAGTTTCGCACAACGGCAGGCGCACGCATGGGCGGCACGACATGTAACAGGTCATAATCTTGTGTCATGGTTTGGCCATCTGCTTGTGTGAAGGTCGCCTTGCGCGCTGAAATATCCACTGAGGTTAACTCACTGCGCAAGTTAACGGCCATATTGTTTTTAGTAAATTCATCCATTACGAATTGGTTATGGAAGGCAATACCAAATAAACCGTTGATCGCCGAGTGAAAATACGTATTAGACCTTTCAAATCCACCGTTCTGGCGCATACGATCAAGTGTTAACAATGCCATTTTAAGCGGCGCACCTGCACAGCGTATCGGCGTGCTAGGTAAGGTAAAAATACCCTCACCGCCTTGCTGGCTGTAGGCTTTAATAGCATCCCAGCTCTTGGCTGCGGCATCAGGGCTTTGATAAACGCTGGCTAGGCCATTTTGGCCGATCGCTTCAATATCCATACCCTCAATGCCGTCATAGTGGTATTCAACACCATTTGCAACAACAAGGTAATCATAATCAATCCTTCGGCCTGCATCGGTGGTGACTCGCTTGGCGTCTGGATCAATTTCGGCCGCCATTTCTTTTACCCAATTAATAGTGCTTGGAATAAAACTGCGGTTATTGTCTAAAACTTTACTTTTACTCCAAGCTCCCGTTGCTACCAGAGTTAAGCCGGGCCAGTAATAATGAGTCTCTTTGCGTTCAACCAGCGTAATCGTTGCGTTCTTGAGCGCTCTATTGAGCCTATTAGCAATACTAATACCGGCTGCACCGCCGCCTACTATCACAATATGGGCACGGGTTTCAGCAGCGCGCGCGCCCAAAGAAGCCAGGCCTGTTGCTGTTGCTAAAGCCGCTGCACCACCTGCTAAAAATTTGCGGCGCCCCAGTTTAGTTAATTTAAATAATGTTGTCATAAGTAGCCTATTCCATTCAATAATGTTTTTTTGACCTATAAAAGAACTCTATACAAGCCGAAAATTATATAGAGGTAGTTTTCAGCCGTCAAATAAAGGACAGGATTAGTTTGCCACAAAAAACGATAAGAAAAACGAATGGAATTAGAAAGTATTGCGATAATTAAGGATAGGCTTTTAAGTTGAGCCGACCGCCTTTAACCCAAAGGAGGCCAGCACAAAATGAAGACTGTTTTATAGTCTATTTAAACAAATAACAATCAAAATTAGAAGAAAATTAAAAGGTTAGCTCTACACCAATATTTGCGCCTTTTTCAAAGTTATAGTAACCAGCGCCTGATTTTCTAACTTTAAATTGTCGATAACCAACATAACCATTCAAACTGCGCAGTAGCTGAACCTGGTAACGAATATTTCCTTCTCGAAGCGAATCACCATCACCGGTTGTCAAAACTTTAGGACCATACAAATACTCAACCTTCAACGCACTAGGTACAGGAGTAGGCAACCAAAACTTGCCCTGAAGACCAAGCAAAACACCTGTTGTTTTCTCACCAGTGGGATCGTGATCAACATAAGCAAGCTTAGCCTTAACACCTAGGTCAAGATTTGGGTCCAACATTCCCTTGTTAGCATATAAAACGCTGGCATCAACAAGGTAGCTTTTATCATTATCGAACTGAACTCCCCCATCTAAACGATAAATTTCTTGCACGCCCATCGTTTGATTAAATATACCAATACGTACTGATTCATCACCTAGCTGCAAATTTAAGCCGATAATATCCGCTGTTGCTTGCGTTGCAAACAGGCCCGCTAGACTTATTGCGACTGTCTTTAAAACTTTTTTCATCCTACATAACTCCTTTAAGTTACTTTTTAGTTTCAATAAATGCCTGGAACTGGTCACCTTTAACTGCCAAAAACTCAACAAGCCCCTCCAGCGAGGCGATAAAACTCATCGACAACTCCCGTGCACCTAACCAATCAAACATAATGGCTAATACTATAAAAATTATCGTAAATATCAACAAGAATAATTTCAACATTTAATCCTTTTACTTGTTATTGAACGCCATCTGCTTTATCACCGATTAGCCTAGTTATCGGCCCCTCACGCATTAGCTTTAAACTATTACTGCTTTAAACTATTGTGGCTTTCTCTGCCAATTCCTTATCGCGAATCTTGCCGGATGATTAGCCGCTAAAAGTTTTGCATCAATTGGCAAGTTGTTGCCCATAATTTGCGCTGCAATAATTTCTGCAGCCAAAAACACCGACATTAAACCCCGCGCACCATGTCCATTGGAGACATACAGACCGGCTCTGTAGCGTTGTGGTGGAAACCGATAAGGTGCGTGGCTTGGTGATTGCGATAAATACGCTGTTTGCATCCATTCTGAATCAGCCACTGCGCCGATAATAGGCAAATGATCCGGGGTTGTTGGACGAAAACTGACTCGCCCCGGATTTTTAAGCGGCACATCGGTCAACCAGTCAGGCAAACTTGCTTGTACCATGGCTAGGTTTTGCATATTAGCTTTTTCAGAAGGTTCTGGCTTCATGTCTGGCGCCTCAAAGGTCGCCCCTGTAACCGCATACCCCTTACATGCGGGCGTAGAATAACCTTGGTGCGCCACGGCACAATTCAATGACCAGGCCTGGTTACTAGGACTTAATGCGCTAACCTGCCCTTTAACCGGCCGAATAGACAAACCAAACGTTTCATTTAACCCAGATAAGCCACCTGTTGCTAAAACAACCCTATCGGCCTCAAAGTCTTTTTTATCTGTCTTAACCAACCAGGCCTTTGTATCCTTTTGATTAAACAAATCATCACTAGTTGGTATCACGCTACTTACATTAAAGCCAAGTTCAATAGAAATATTCGAATGGTTTAAACAGCGATTAACAATCGAGGGGGGATTAAACCAGCCTGCTTGAGGAAAAAACAACCCAGGATGCAAACAGCGCCCCCCCATTATTTGCGCTGCGCGCTCTGCTTCGCACCAATGTGTAAATGTAGCTAAATGGGCTACCCGTTTTAATGCTTGGTGCATGCGTTGATAACTTTTATGATCAACCGCCAGATGCATTAACCCCTTGAGTTCGCCTTCAATTTCATTGCTTGCGAGCCAGGGCTTTAGCCTCGACAGTGTAGCTTGAAAACCCTCCCAGTACCATTGACTTCGAAGATTCCAGTCTGCTGTCACCAACGGATGCAACGCGCCAGCTAAATTGCCCGATGCACCTTGCGCAACCGATCCAGCTGAATCAATCACAGATACCTCGAACTCAAGCTCGGCTAATCGATGGGCCACAGCCGCCCCTGCTAACCCCGCACCAATCACAATCACGTTTTGATTTTTCACCGGCTTATCCCGAAAAAAGCTTGGCGGTGGGTCATACCAGGGCGTTTTAGATTTGTACCATTGTGTTTGTTGCAAATTAACCACGTTTTAGAATTTATTAATACAAATTACATTTTAGCTTAGAGCTGAATTTAGTTTCAGTTAAAATAATGTAATTAATTTCAACTATAGGTTTAATGATGAAAAGGTTTTACTTTGGCCTTGCTACGTTACTGGTGACAGCAAACGCACACGCTGAAACTCTTGGAGCGGGTTTTGGGGTCGGACTCTGGAAGGCAACGCCTTCTGGCTCAATAAATAGTTTTAACATCAAAAATGATGCAGGACTTAAATCCAATAACAATACCTATGCTTGGGCCTATATAAATCATCCTCTACCCTTTGTGCCTAATGTCCGAATTGAACGCACAGATATGTCAAACTCAGGTACGGGTAGCGTATCAGAGTTTTTAGACACCCGCTTTACCGGTGAAACCAATACCCGCATGACACTAGATCAAACAGATGCTTTGCTTTATTGGGGATTTTCTTTACCTTTAATTCGTTTTGATTATGGTTTAGGCGCAAAACAGGTGTCGGGTCATGTGACGATTACGGATATCCATTCAAATTCTAGCCACCAATCCTTAAGCGAAACATTACCTATAGGCTACTTATCGGGCCAATTTAGCTTACCCGCGCTGCCTATTACGCTTTCCGCTGACACAAAAACACTGGGAAGTCGATTTAACGATACCACCTTCAAAGCCCGTTACGACATAACAAGTTTTGGCTTGAAGCTGGGTGCTGAAGCAGGCTATCGTATGCAAATTATAGATAGCAACGACATCAACAACCTTAACATTGATATTAAGCAAGATGGTTATTTTGCAGGTATAATACTGGTTTTCTAACTGCCGACATGTCGTCTATAGACTGGGTCAACGACCTTAGAACCCATTTAAGCGCTATGCGCCATCGCCAGTGTATCGTGCTATGTGGCGATACAGATTGGCGAATAGAACAGCTCGCCTTACTTGAGACTCAAACAGGGCTTTGGTTGGCCGAAACCAGCCCAATCAACACCCTAACCCCCATAACCCACCAACAACTGCGCTCAAAACTAGGTCAAGAAATCCCTTGCGCGGTATTTTGTGCCGAAGACGGCATAGATGCCGATGCGCTGGGCATTATCAGTGGCATGATTCAAGCAGGCGGCATTTTATGGATTTTAATCCCTTCGGTTCAGCACTGGCTAACACAGCCCAACCCGGCTAATGCACGTTTTTTAAGCTATCCCCACTCGCTCAGCGCATCTGAACTAGGCTTCAATCAGCTACTCTACGCCACCCTGAAAACCCATGCCATTTGGTTTGAACAGCACCAAGCCGCCCCCAAAACTCTCAACATCCTCAACATACCAAGCAGCCCTAGCCCATCGACACGCCAAATAGCCAAGATCATTGGACCAAGCGCCGAATTAAGCGCCGACCAACAAGCAGGCCTGGATGCGATTATGCATGTCGGCTTTGGCCACCCCAAACGCCCGCTTTTAATCGAAGCCGATCGGGGACGGGGTAAAACCAGCTTGCTGGGTGAAGCCGCCGTGCAATTGTTATTACAGGGCAAACAACACATTGTCATCACGGCCTCACGCTTAGATCAGGTTTCGAGTGCTTTTCGACAGGCCGAAAACCGTTTAAAAACAGCAAATATAACCGCCAAAACACAGCCAGGTCTGGTTGAGTTTGAGGCTAAAAAACTTGAATTTCGCGCGCCCGATGACTTGGCATTCCATCGCGACAACACGCACTTTGATATGTTGATGATTGACGAGGCTGCCCACTTACCAGTTGCCTTGTTACAACAGCTCGTCATGCGCTATCCTCGTGTTGTGCTTTCCACCACCCT
The nucleotide sequence above comes from Thiomicrospira sp. R3. Encoded proteins:
- a CDS encoding TIGR04219 family outer membrane beta-barrel protein produces the protein MMKRFYFGLATLLVTANAHAETLGAGFGVGLWKATPSGSINSFNIKNDAGLKSNNNTYAWAYINHPLPFVPNVRIERTDMSNSGTGSVSEFLDTRFTGETNTRMTLDQTDALLYWGFSLPLIRFDYGLGAKQVSGHVTITDIHSNSSHQSLSETLPIGYLSGQFSLPALPITLSADTKTLGSRFNDTTFKARYDITSFGLKLGAEAGYRMQIIDSNDINNLNIDIKQDGYFAGIILVF
- a CDS encoding FAD/NAD(P)-binding oxidoreductase gives rise to the protein MTTLFKLTKLGRRKFLAGGAAALATATGLASLGARAAETRAHIVIVGGGAAGISIANRLNRALKNATITLVERKETHYYWPGLTLVATGAWSKSKVLDNNRSFIPSTINWVKEMAAEIDPDAKRVTTDAGRRIDYDYLVVANGVEYHYDGIEGMDIEAIGQNGLASVYQSPDAAAKSWDAIKAYSQQGGEGIFTLPSTPIRCAGAPLKMALLTLDRMRQNGGFERSNTYFHSAINGLFGIAFHNQFVMDEFTKNNMAVNLRSELTSVDISARKATFTQADGQTMTQDYDLLHVVPPMRAPAVVRNSNLAWTEGNMAAGGWLAVDKDTLQHNTYPEVFGCGDVNGTPRGKTAATVKMSVPVVVENLLSVIDGKEPTATFDGYTSCPLLTRFGAAMLIEFDYNGNLTPTFPMIDPKKESWMAWVMKDQMLKPAYQQMLRGRV
- the mnmC gene encoding FAD-dependent 5-carboxymethylaminomethyl-2-thiouridine(34) oxidoreductase MnmC gives rise to the protein MQQTQWYKSKTPWYDPPPSFFRDKPVKNQNVIVIGAGLAGAAVAHRLAELEFEVSVIDSAGSVAQGASGNLAGALHPLVTADWNLRSQWYWEGFQATLSRLKPWLASNEIEGELKGLMHLAVDHKSYQRMHQALKRVAHLATFTHWCEAERAAQIMGGRCLHPGLFFPQAGWFNPPSIVNRCLNHSNISIELGFNVSSVIPTSDDLFNQKDTKAWLVKTDKKDFEADRVVLATGGLSGLNETFGLSIRPVKGQVSALSPSNQAWSLNCAVAHQGYSTPACKGYAVTGATFEAPDMKPEPSEKANMQNLAMVQASLPDWLTDVPLKNPGRVSFRPTTPDHLPIIGAVADSEWMQTAYLSQSPSHAPYRFPPQRYRAGLYVSNGHGARGLMSVFLAAEIIAAQIMGNNLPIDAKLLAANHPARFAIRNWQRKPQ
- a CDS encoding EAL domain-containing protein, whose protein sequence is MKNIFLILDSVVMLVQPWLMLATALLLLAVLLALGYAMKVNRQLKLRLNTPNSAAEPNPQHLHQFLQNHRSPMLFIDPDSGEIVNANQAAADFYGYSLLQLEAMNIHQINTLPKEQVELERQRAKDEVSNYFVFPHRLSNGEIRQVEIHSSPITLQDRIYLFSIIHDVSDRVNSEQQIQKLAFYDPLTHLPNRRLLIDRLENNLAHMRRHPYHGALFFIDLDHFKILNDSHGHQFGDQLLQDVAKRISQCVRAGDTVSRFGGDEFVVLLTDLHQDPLHAVQEASRVAEKIQQHINLPYQLSAPNQKTKINHQISASIGISVFDSNNTIDDLMKWADMAMYQAKNAGRNEVCLFDPDMQQALDLRAEMEQELRQAIDQSQFELYFQPQVDTDKRIIGAEALLRWPHPTKGYISPAQFIPLAEESGLILALSEWVLDRSCQELAEWRHDPKLCTVQLAVNISAKQLRQARFVDSIAKRIKTYSINPLMLKLELTEGVFLSNKDESIKKMQALRLLGIQFSMDDFGTGFSSLSYLKQLPLSQLKIDQSFIRDLGSDYMDNIMVQTIITLGRNFNLSIVAEGVETEEQLDFLKRFKCEIFQGYLFSKPIPLAEFKQKLHDN
- a CDS encoding YfaZ family outer membrane protein; the encoded protein is MKKVLKTVAISLAGLFATQATADIIGLNLQLGDESVRIGIFNQTMGVQEIYRLDGGVQFDNDKSYLVDASVLYANKGMLDPNLDLGVKAKLAYVDHDPTGEKTTGVLLGLQGKFWLPTPVPSALKVEYLYGPKVLTTGDGDSLREGNIRYQVQLLRSLNGYVGYRQFKVRKSGAGYYNFEKGANIGVELTF
- a CDS encoding glucose transporter, whose amino-acid sequence is MEQLGLLFYMLLGYAQINWLVILVFAVGALVLNFLAMSKAKGFFNQAALKMTAIGYVVMFGLLFVSLPGLTGSSFAHMGYWLDWLLLVLMAAGYSAASVFWIYPVVKLYQSGVKKTA